The stretch of DNA ACCGGGATCATGGGATGCAGGTGCTCTGGGCTCTATGACAGTTGTAAAAGTAGACAGTATTTTTCACATGTACTACGAAGCCTGGGGTACAAGAAGTGATGCAGAATGGTCTCGTGAGGAATACAATACTTTGCAAATAGGTCATGCATATTCCAAAGACGGCAAGCACTGGATTAAAGATGAAGTGAATAATCCGGTTCTCCCAAAAGGAAGAGTTGGCGAATGGGACTGTAATGGTACATGGGATCCGTTTGTGATCTATGAAGAAGGGCTGTTTAAAATGTGGTATGGAGGGAATAAGGGGGATGCTTGTGATTGGGGTTATGCAGTATCAAAAGACGGTCAGCATTTTGAGAAGAAAGGGAAGATAAGTAAATTAGGAGAAGTTGAAGATATTCATGTTGTACATAATGAAGAAAATGGCAAGTATTATCTCTATTATTGGGATCGGCATTATGAGCCATTAGGATTGTTTTGTGCGATGTCTCATAATGAAACAAATTTTAATTTTGAAAACGCCATAAACATCAACATTGAAAATGATTATGAAGAAGCAATGTACAAATTTACGCATATCATTAAGAGAAAATATCTCTGGTATATGTTTTATGCAGATTTTGAACGGCCCCACTGTCTGCACAGCAAAACGCGCCTGGCGCTTTCTACTGACGGTATTCATTGGAAAAGTTATAATAAAAACTTATTTAATGGACATGATGCAGAAATAATTCAGGTCAATGATAGTTTAATTTATGCTTATTACGGTCCAAATGGTTATTTTGACAGGAAGGATTGTGACATCCGCCTTATGATTTTTAATGCCGGGATTGATGAGCTCCGGTGAAAATAACGGAACACAATCCTGGCTTTGTGGAGAGTTTAAATTTTAAATATTTTTTAATGAATAGGGAGTTGAGAAGATGAATAAAAGAATAGAAGTAGAAAAAGTATTAATTTTTATGTTATTATCTCTATCTATTTTCAATAATTGCAGCGTCCCAGCGAATAAGAATGTTCGTACTCATAAAAAATTTGATTCAGAATGGAAATTTGCCAAAGGTGATTTCAAAGATGCTCAAAAATCTGATTATGATGATTCAAATTGGAGGCAACTTGATTTACCTCATGACTGGGCAATTGAAGGGCCGTTTACGAAAAAAGTTTTTTTTGGTGGTGGATATCTGCCATATCCGGGTACCGGCTGGTACAGAAAAACTTTTAGAATAAACTGTAAAGATAAAAGAGTTCAATTACAGTTCGATGGTGTAATGAGAAATGCCAAAGTCTGGGTTAATGGTGAATATGTTGGTACATGGGCTTACGGTTATTCTTCTTTTGCTTTTGATATTACCAGGTATCTGAAGCAGGATAAAGAAAATATCGTAGCTGTCCGGGTAAAAAATACAGACTATTCATCCCGATGGTATCCGGGGTCGGGTATCTATCGGAATGTATGGCTTACAGTTACCAACCCGGTTCATATTGGACATTGGGGAACTTACGTAACTTGCCCTAAAGTAACTGATGAAATGGCAACTGTAAGAGTTGAAACTGAGGTTGAAAACAATAATAAGAGAATGGAAGAGATTTTGTTGGAGACTTCGATTATTGACCACAGAGGGCATGTTATAGCAATTAATACTCAATCCGGAAAGATAAAAGATAAAGGAGTAAAAAAAATTATCCAGGAACTGGCGATTAAGAATCCGCACAGATGGGATGTGAATGATCCATATTTATACAAAGTTGTAAGCAGGGTAAAAAAAGATGGAATGCTGATTGATGATTATGAGACTCCCATTGGTGTCCGCACTTTCCGTTTTGATGCAAATAATGGTTTCTTCCTTAATGGTCGTCATTTGAAAATAAAAGGTGTGAATATGCATCATGGTTTGGGACCGTTAGGTGCTGCCGTATCATTTCGGGCTATTCAGCGACAGTTGGAAATTCTGAAATCAATGGGAGTAAATGCTGTCCGGACTGCCCATAATCCTCCTTCTCCCGAGATGCTTGAACTGTGTGACCAAATGGGAATCCTGGTCATGGATGAGGCTTTTGATGAATGGCGTCGACCTAAATGGGATAAATTAAAAATTTATCATATTTTCTTTGATGAATGGGCTGAGAAAGATATGCGCGCCATGATTAAGAGGGATCGAAACCACGCTTCAATTATTCTTTGGAGTATAGGAAATGAGATCCCCGAATTAGGAACAGAAGATGGAAAAAGAAGTGCGAGAATGCTCACTGATATTTGTCATGAAATGGACCCTACCCGGCCTGTAACTTCAGGGATTCATCTCAGCATTAAGCTGGATCAGGAACTGATGGATATTTTAGATGTGGCGGGTTTTAATTACTGGCATGATCGGCTTGAGCAGATTCATCTAACCTATCCTGATAAACCGCTGCTTGTTACTGAAGCTTCAGCTGTATTGAGCAGTAGGGGAGAATATCATTTCCCTGTTAAAAGAATTTATTCAGGTTACCGGGATAAATCTTTTCAAATATCCTCATATGATTTGGTAAATACGGGTTTTGGTACTCTGCCTGATGTTGAATTCAAATTGCAGGATGATAATTCCTGGTTAGCAGGCCAATTTGTCTGGTCCGGTTTTGATTACCATGGTGAACCAGATCCTTATGAAAATATGTGGCCGGCTCACAGCAGCTATTTCGGCATTGTGGACATGTGCGGCTTTCCCAAAGATCGCTATTATTTGTACCAGAGCGTCTGGACAGACAAACCGATGATCCACCTGCTTCCACACTGGAATTGGCCAGGAAGAGAAGGGGAGATCACCCCGGTTTATTGTTATACCAATTGTGCCTCAGCTGAACTGTTTGTTAATGGCAAGTCTCTGGGTAAAAAAGAAAAGAAATCTGGCGAGTATCGGCTTAAATGGGAGAATGTTAGATATCAGCCTGGTTCTATAAAGGCAATAGGATATGATAATCAGGGCAAGGCACTACGTGAAACACAAATCAAAACTGCCAGTGCACCCTTTCAAATTGAGCTTGTTCCCGATCGCAAAAACATACGTTCTGATGGTGAAGACCTTGCGTTTGTCACCGTCCGTATTAAAGATAAAGATGGAAACCTCTGTCCGTTGGCTGATAATCCGATTAATTTCCTGATCGAAGGTGAAGGGACTATTGCTGCTGTGGGGAATGGAAATCCTGCTAGTCTGGAGAGTTATCAGGATTCGCAGCGGAAAGCCTTTCATGGGCTTTGTCTGGTAGTGGTAAGAGCAACAAAATATTCCGGAGAAATACATCTTACGGCAACATCCCAGGGTTTGAGAGAAGATGCGATTACTATCAAATCGAAAAACTAGAAACCTTGTAACGGTTTTGAATCTTCGCATGGTTGGATGCTAAAGGGAGTTAAAATGTATCTGCACAAGCTAATGTTTAAAATGGTTCTATGTAGAAAAAGCTGGATTAAATTTTTTATCGCTCTCTTTTCATTGTTGAGTATTAATGTTCAATCACAAAATTTAGAATTTAGAAATTCAAATCTTTCAATTGAAGAAAGAGTAGAAATTTTGTTTAAGCAAATGACCTGGCAAGAGAAATTATGCCAGACTTTCAGCTTTCATTTATCTGAGGAAATGTTGGACGAAGATGGGAACATCAGTTTTAGCGATGAAATTAAGGCTGTTTTGCCCTATGGTATTGGTCAATTAGGAAAACCCAATTGGGTATTTGATAAAGGGCCTAAAGAAAGTGCGGAACTAACGAATAAATTTCAACAAATTGTCATAAAAAGTAATCGTTTCGGTATTCCAGTTATTTTTCATGAAGAAGCCTTACATGGACTCTGGGCTAAAGGAGCCACTGTGTTTCCACAAGCTATTGCCATGTCCTGTACCTGGGATCCCTTCTTAATTAATCAGGTATTTAAACAGATTGCAGAGGAGGTTCGCTCTCGTGGAAGTCATCAGGTTAATACACCAATGCTTGATATTTGTCGTGATCCTCGTTGGGGTAGAATTGAAGAGTCGTATGGTGAAGATCCTTATTTGATTTCACGTTTTGCAGTTGCCATTGTCAGGGGTCTGCAAGCTAGCAGTGAATTTATTGATAAAGATCATGTCATCGCTACAGTAAAACATTTTGCCGCCTATGGATTGACCGAGGGGGGCCTTAATAAGACTCCGGCATTTTTGGGTGAGCGTTTTTTAAGAGAAGTTGTTCTCCCTTCTTTTAAAGCAGCTATAACAGAAGCCGGTGCATTAAGTGTAATGCCATCTTATAATGAGATTGATGGGATTCCTTCGCATGCTAATCATTGGTTGCTTACCGATATTTTAAGGAATGAATGGCATTTTAAGGGATATGTGGTATCAGATTATGGAGGCGTAATTCAATTAAACAATTTTCATCATCTTGCTGCAAATAATACAGATGCCGGAAAGATTGCCCTGCTGTCCGGTGTGGATATGGAATTAGATAATCCATATTGTTTTAGTTCGTTATTGGGATCCGTAAAAAATGATTCAACGCTTCAAAAAGCGCTTGATCGGGCTGTTAAAAAAATATTGACTGTAAAATTTAAATTGGGCTTATTTGAGAATCATTTTGTTGATCCTATCCGAGCAGAAAAAATTAATCATTCGGAAGAAAACGTAAAGCTTACTCTGAAGGTTGCCGAATCATCAATCGTATTATTACAAAATAAAAATCAGATATTACCCTTAGAAAAGTCTAAATACAAACAAATAGCTGTCATTGGCCCTCATGCTAACTCTGTGCATTACGGGGGCTATTCTACTCGACATACTGAACATGGTGTTTCTATATTTGAAGGGATTAAGAGCTACCTTGGAACTGAAGCGAAAGTTAGTTATGCAGAGGGATGCCGTATTCACGAAGGAAGTGGACACTGGCTGGATGGAGTGGATGATTTTGTATTGAGTGATACTGCAAAAAACAGGCAAAAAATTGAACAAGCCGTTAAATTAGCCAGAAAAAGTGATTTGATTATTCTTGCAGTTGGGAGCACTCCGGTGACCTGTGGTGAATTTATTGGTTACCGGCACAATCTGGATTTGTTCGGTCAACAGAACGAATTGGCAGAAGCCCTCCTGAAATTGAACATCCCGACGGTTGTATGTTTGGTTAATGGTCGGCCATTAACGATTAATGAAATTGATCAGCGCGCGGATGCAATTTTGGAAACCTGGTATTCCGGCGAACAGGCTGGCCTGGCCATTGCAAAAGTTCTATTTGGAGAAGTAAATCCCAGTGGAAAGCTTACTCTGACTTTTCCCCGGTCTGTTGGCCAAATACCCCTTTATTATGGTAAAAAGCCGAGCGGAATACACGATTATCTTGTCTTTAGAAATGAACCACTTTATCCTTTCGGGTACGGCCTGAGTTACACAAAATTTGAGTATTCTAACCTTACAATAAGTAAAAAGAAATTTGATGCCCATAATGAGATCAAAATAAGTTTTACTATAAAGAATATTGGCGAATACACAGGGAATGAGGTCGCGCAACTCTACATTCATGATTTAGTCAGTTCAGTTACCAGGCCGGTCAAGGAATTGAAGCGGTTTAAAAAAATTCATTTGGAAGTTGGTGAAACCAAAATGGTAACTTTCCGCTTATCCGCAGAAGATTTAAAATTTTACAATAACAAGATGGAATATGTTACTGAATCTGGTGAATTTGAAATTATGATAGGAGCATCCTCGGCTGATATTCGATTAAGTGATAAAATTGTTTTAATTAATTGATCTTTTTAAGTAGTGTTTTATGTCTTCAAAAAAAGGGAATAACCAAGAGTGAAATTAATATACTGGAAATTATTAGCAATTAGTTTATTGATCTCATTCTTGGGCATCAATTGTCAATGATTCTCCAAAGAAAGTGTCCGGGTTCATGAAAAAACCAGATAATGATGAGCGATCAAAATTTAGATTTAAATGGAGGAGCATGAATGATGCAGATTAAACGATTGATATGCTGTATATTGGCTATGTTATCTTTCTTCTCGTTCGCAGAGGCACAGACTCCTGTGATGGAATGGTTTAAGGGGCAGGGTACTTCTACAGAGGAACATGTACACGAGGGTATGCAGACCAGCGACGGTGGCTATATCGCTATCGGCGATGGGATTGAACAGTACCGTGCAGACGATATGCTCATTATTAAGGTCAATGAGAACGGGATTTATGAGTGGAAATGGGATTTCGGAACAGCCAATAAATATGGTGCCGGATACTGTATTTCAGAGGTTGCTGATGGCTATATTGCCGGGGGTGCAATATTTGATCCTGATTCTCAAAGGACGCAAAGATTTCTTACTAAATTGGATTTTACAGGAGATGTTGTATGGAAAAAATTCTATGGTTCCAGTGGTGTGGGTGGAATCCGCGGGATAGATATCACAAGTGA from bacterium encodes:
- a CDS encoding DUF4982 domain-containing protein, giving the protein MNKRIEVEKVLIFMLLSLSIFNNCSVPANKNVRTHKKFDSEWKFAKGDFKDAQKSDYDDSNWRQLDLPHDWAIEGPFTKKVFFGGGYLPYPGTGWYRKTFRINCKDKRVQLQFDGVMRNAKVWVNGEYVGTWAYGYSSFAFDITRYLKQDKENIVAVRVKNTDYSSRWYPGSGIYRNVWLTVTNPVHIGHWGTYVTCPKVTDEMATVRVETEVENNNKRMEEILLETSIIDHRGHVIAINTQSGKIKDKGVKKIIQELAIKNPHRWDVNDPYLYKVVSRVKKDGMLIDDYETPIGVRTFRFDANNGFFLNGRHLKIKGVNMHHGLGPLGAAVSFRAIQRQLEILKSMGVNAVRTAHNPPSPEMLELCDQMGILVMDEAFDEWRRPKWDKLKIYHIFFDEWAEKDMRAMIKRDRNHASIILWSIGNEIPELGTEDGKRSARMLTDICHEMDPTRPVTSGIHLSIKLDQELMDILDVAGFNYWHDRLEQIHLTYPDKPLLVTEASAVLSSRGEYHFPVKRIYSGYRDKSFQISSYDLVNTGFGTLPDVEFKLQDDNSWLAGQFVWSGFDYHGEPDPYENMWPAHSSYFGIVDMCGFPKDRYYLYQSVWTDKPMIHLLPHWNWPGREGEITPVYCYTNCASAELFVNGKSLGKKEKKSGEYRLKWENVRYQPGSIKAIGYDNQGKALRETQIKTASAPFQIELVPDRKNIRSDGEDLAFVTVRIKDKDGNLCPLADNPINFLIEGEGTIAAVGNGNPASLESYQDSQRKAFHGLCLVVVRATKYSGEIHLTATSQGLREDAITIKSKN
- a CDS encoding glycoside hydrolase family 3 C-terminal domain-containing protein, coding for MYLHKLMFKMVLCRKSWIKFFIALFSLLSINVQSQNLEFRNSNLSIEERVEILFKQMTWQEKLCQTFSFHLSEEMLDEDGNISFSDEIKAVLPYGIGQLGKPNWVFDKGPKESAELTNKFQQIVIKSNRFGIPVIFHEEALHGLWAKGATVFPQAIAMSCTWDPFLINQVFKQIAEEVRSRGSHQVNTPMLDICRDPRWGRIEESYGEDPYLISRFAVAIVRGLQASSEFIDKDHVIATVKHFAAYGLTEGGLNKTPAFLGERFLREVVLPSFKAAITEAGALSVMPSYNEIDGIPSHANHWLLTDILRNEWHFKGYVVSDYGGVIQLNNFHHLAANNTDAGKIALLSGVDMELDNPYCFSSLLGSVKNDSTLQKALDRAVKKILTVKFKLGLFENHFVDPIRAEKINHSEENVKLTLKVAESSIVLLQNKNQILPLEKSKYKQIAVIGPHANSVHYGGYSTRHTEHGVSIFEGIKSYLGTEAKVSYAEGCRIHEGSGHWLDGVDDFVLSDTAKNRQKIEQAVKLARKSDLIILAVGSTPVTCGEFIGYRHNLDLFGQQNELAEALLKLNIPTVVCLVNGRPLTINEIDQRADAILETWYSGEQAGLAIAKVLFGEVNPSGKLTLTFPRSVGQIPLYYGKKPSGIHDYLVFRNEPLYPFGYGLSYTKFEYSNLTISKKKFDAHNEIKISFTIKNIGEYTGNEVAQLYIHDLVSSVTRPVKELKRFKKIHLEVGETKMVTFRLSAEDLKFYNNKMEYVTESGEFEIMIGASSADIRLSDKIVLIN